The stretch of DNA CTAatctcaaaactaaaattaCTTGATCCAGTCACGAGGATAATTCCCGCAAGgaccaagacccattcaccaaagagatcatgaaggccaaaatcccaaaaaactTCAAACCTCTCGATATGACTTCATATGATGGCACATCAGATCCCAGCCATTATCTTAGCAACTTctgaagcagaatgtatctcaccgatgcCTCGGACGTAACTCGgtgcaaagctttcccgaccaccTTAACAAAGGCAGCAATTAAATGGTTTGACAATCTGCCCCCAGgtcaatctcaagctttgacGACTTAGCCAAAAAGtttctagccagattctccattcaaAAGGACAAAACTAAACACGCCCCAAGTCTACTAGGGATCAatcaaggagatcgggaaagtcttcgtagctacatggaaagattcaccAAAGCATGTCTAGACATTCAGAGTCTGCCAACCGAAGCAGCCattatgggtctcatcaatggcctatgagagggaccttttagtcaacccatatcaaagaaacatcccacatctctgaatgaagtacaagaacgagcagaaaaatacatcaacatggaggaaaactctcgactaggagaaaCCCCAAAATTCGAATTCTCCAACTCCTCCCGAGATAAAGACAAATATTCCAAGAAAAAAGATGATCCGTATGGAGAGAAGATTAATAAATAcaacaattacacccctcttcgggtgtctcttgtagAAGTTTACATAGAAGTATGCCACACGAAGAAGATTCTACCACCCCGTCCACTTAAAAGCAAAAAGGAAGGAGGAAATCGGACGGAATATTGCGAATACCATCGAATCTATGGACATCCCACCAACGAGTGCCTTGActtgaagaatgtcatagagaaattggTAAGAGAAGGGAGACTAGATTGGTACCTAGCCAGTAAGACAGATGAGcccagaaagagaagaagagacgaAGAGGTTAGCCGAACAAAACGACCACTACGTACCCTGGAGAGgcatgttcacatgatacatGGGGGATTCGCGGGAGGAGGAATCACCGAATCATCTCACAAAAGAAACCTCAAAGACTTATACCACGTCGAGGGAGGAGAAGAGGCACCCGAACTCCCTACTATCACCTTTACTAAAGAGGACGCAGCTGGCGTCATCTCGGGATATGACGATCCCATGCtcatcactatcatattggCCAACGCTAATCTCCACCGAACACTGGTGGACCAAGGAAGTTCGGCcgatattttattcaaaatagcctttgataaactcggtctagaagaaaaagagctcagagTATATCCGGACAGCTTATTTGGACTTGGAGACACCCTAATCCAACCACTTGGttacatctcgctacacacaacctttAGAAAAGGGAACCGGTCTAGGACCCTCAatatagactacatcgtggtcgacgtgaactcagcctacaatgccttaataggtcggacaactcTAAACCAGCTCGGAGCAGTAGTCTCAACTCCACACCTATGCACaaaattcccaactgcagaagggatcACTATGATAAAAGGAGACCAGAAGATGGCCCGCCACtattacaacgaaagtctaaaacTCAGAGGCAAATGAGAAGAAATCCACACCATCGAACTCGGAGGAGGAGGTCATGAAGAATTCTGTCCAAAACCAGAAGGCGAGATAGAAAAATTCCAGATTGGAGATGTCCCAGACAAAACAACCAACGTTGGCGCAATCCTTAAAGAAGATGTAAAAAAGTCCCTCATACAGTTCTTAAAGGATAACAtcgacctcttcgcatggaaagccgcagacatgccgggcatagatcccaagctaatgtgccacaaTTTGGCAGTATATCCGGGGTCTTGGCTAGTACAACAAAGGCGTAGAAAGCTCAGACCAAAAAGATCCCAAACTGTCAAAGAATAGGTACAAGAcctactggaggcaggattcattagagaggtcaaatacccattatggctagccaacgtggtcttagtgaaaaaatcaaatgggaagtggcggatgtgcaccgtctacactgatctcaacaaagcctaccCAAAAGATCCCTATCCGCTCCCAAGTATCGATACTCTGGTAGACGCCTCCTCCGGTTACAAGTACCTCTCATTTATGGACGCTTATtcaggatataatcaaatcccaatgtatctgcctgatcaagaaaaaacttcatttttaactcccaaagcaaactactgttacATCGTCATGCCCTTCGGACTCAAAAACGCAAGAGCTACCTACCAAAAgttaatgaacaaagtctttGCAGAGCACATCGGAAAACTAATAGAGGTATATGTAgacgacatgttagtaaaaacacaaagtgagGAGTTGCTACTGTCCGACCTCGCCAAGTATTCaataccataagaaagcatggcatgcgacttaatcctgcaaagtgcaccttcgcagtagaggcTGGAaagttcttgggttttatgctcacacaaagaggaatcgaggcaaacccagataaatgccaagctatactcgacatgaagagtcCGACATGTgttaaagaggtacaacaactcaatggaagattggcagccttgtccagattcctagctgGATCaacaataagatctctccccttctatgctatCCTACAGAAGGGAAAGGGGTTTGAATGGACAGCGGAATGCGAACAAGCCTTCGGCTATGGGAAGGAGAACCGCTTGTATTGTACCTCGCTGTAGGAAATCAGGCAGTAGCTTTGGCACTGATCCGAGAAGATAACAGCAGacaacaacccatatacttcattagcaaagcactacaaGGGTCCGAATTGAactatcaaaaaatagaaaaattctcATATACTCTTATACTAACATCttgacgacttcgcccatatttccaagccCACACTATCAgtgttcggaccaaccagcccataaaaggcatttttcagaaaacagacttagccggaagaatcttgcaatggaTAGTCGAGTTTTCCGAATTTGACCTTCagtatgaagctcggacagctatcaaatcacagtatctggccgacttcattgcagagttTACGGacaccctagaaatccctacaaaatggaatctctacgtagACGGTTCCTCAAACAAAACTAGAAGTGGCGCAGGTGTGATAATAGAGAGCAATTAAGGAACTCAAATCGAActttccctcaaatttgggttctctgcttcaaacaaccaggctgaatatgaggcactactagctggtttgaagctggctaaggaggttagagctcaaaagcttaccatcttcagtgactcacaagtagtcacctcacaaataacagggaacTATCAAGCCAAGGATCCCACCATGGAAaaatacttggacaaaaccagggaacagctcaGACAACTCGGCGAATATGAGGTCAGCCACATACCTCAGGAACAGAATgctcgagctgatgcactctcaaaactagccagcaccaaacctgggagcaacaatagaagcctcatccaagaaatgtTGCAGAACCCATCAATCTCGGTAGAAGAAAAGGTCATAGCCATAACAGGTctggatcaaggatggatgactcccataattaactaccttaAAATAGAAACACTCCCTACAGATaagaaggaggcaaagaggttaaaacaggaggcacaatactacaccatcataaacaatactctatacaaaagagggatttcaacaccacTGTTAAAATatgtgccgacttccaacacaaaggaagttttagaagaagtacacagtggcatctgtggcaaccatctcggagcacagGCTCTttccaaaaaagtactccgggccAGATTCTATTGGCTGACTCTAcaaaaagaaacagcaaaattcgtaaagacatgtccaccatgtcaaaaacatgccaacttccacatcgcCCCACTAGAGGAGCTTATTAGCGTAACCTCACCCTGGctattcgcaaaatggggactcgaccttctagGTCCTTTCCCTCAAGGATccggacaagtcaaattcctcatcgtgggggtagactatttcacaaaatggattaaGGCGAAACCCCTAactaatgccactgctcaaagaagccaaaaattcctatatagaaacattgtcacaaggtttggggttccatactccattaccaaagacaatggcactcaatttacagatgcaggcttcagaaaattgGTGGCTGAtctgaacataaaacaccaattCACATTCGTATAACACCCACAGGCCAACGGACAagctgaagctgctaacaaagtcatattagccgggttaaaacggagattacaggatgcaaagggagcctgggctgaagagctcccgcaagtcctatgggtatatcggacaactccacactccaccacaaaggaatcacctttccaattagcttatggaatagaggcaatgatcccagtggaggtcgaagaaggatcacccagagtGATCAACTACAGTGAagaggccaactcccaacttcaaagggaagaactcgacctacttccagaaatctgagaaagagctcggataagggaagaggtAGTGAAACGTCGAATGGcttcaagatacaatcaaaaggtaatgCCACGAGGTTTTACCGAGAATGACCTCGTCCTAATCTGAAATGACATCAGAACAACTCGATCTGGAGAAGAAAAGCCGGCAACAAATTGGaagggaccctaccgagtcatagaagtactcgGAAGAGGCTACTACAAGCTATCCGAACTCGAAGGGCAAGAGCTcccaaggtcatggcacgcctgcaacttaagaaggtactacagttaggaGGTAGTAGAGGATCTTAGGAtgaggtgcactctttttccttaaaaaggttttttaacgaggcaccaaGCCAAGATCCATGAAATACCTAACTTAGAGGGGTAAAACTCCCACATCTATatatttgcatattttctttttaaataaagtttttcagattttctacaaatccTTTATCAAGATGCATTAATCTGAACGCAAAatttcatcgcccgattataaagttACAGATCGGCAAAAGTGAAAACTAAATTCACtgcctgttcataccctgggtcgagctatccgactcgggatgtttagcgataaggaaactgttcataccctgggtcgagctgtccgacccgggatgctCTACTAACAAgttgaccgacctcttcaggtcagggcaaatccgacctcttctcaaagagctcagccAAATCACAAGAGAGCCcaaaaaagggcccaaatggaAGACCACGCCCTAAAttctaaggcagcccaagcctacataGAGAAGGATGGTCCCttataagatgacctcacttgaagataagataaagataagataagataactatcttatcttatctaaaaaggtcactccacaccattataaatacgctggagcacccacgtataactcatactctgattttactaaaaacctgcttaatacccttactaactgacgaatggatttttgacggtttagaatttctcaaataaaatctcgtcgaagtatagtctctaaacgaacaataatcctttcatacaaaaatttgtttgtcacaagtacaaacccctaaaatctataaaccgaagtatttaaacctcg from Arachis duranensis cultivar V14167 chromosome 4, aradu.V14167.gnm2.J7QH, whole genome shotgun sequence encodes:
- the LOC107484806 gene encoding uncharacterized protein LOC107484806; translated protein: MEENSRLGETPKFEFSNSSRDKDKYSKKKDDPYGEKINKYNNYTPLRVSLVEVYIEVCHTKKILPPRPLKSKKEGGNRTEYCEYHRIYGHPTNECLDLKNVIEKLVREGRLDWYLASKTDEPRKRRRDEEVSRTKRPLRTLERHVHMIHGGFAGGGITESSHKRNLKDLYHVEGGEEAPELPTITFTKEDAAGVISGYDDPMLITIILANANLHRTLVDQGSRTTLNQLGAVVSTPHLCTKFPTAEGITMIKGDQKMARHYYNESLKLRGK